CCAGTTTGTAGTGCTACCAGGCGTTCAAACAGAGATCTGATAAAAGACGTTGTGCGGAAAGGAACAAAAGTAGTTCTGGTGCACACCAATTGGGACATGGAAGGTGCAGGAAGCGTTGTTCTGGACGACTGGTACGGAGGAGAAAAGACAGCAGAGATTTTTTACCAGTACGGCCACAGGAGAGTTGCAGTCCTCTACAAAACCATACATCTACCCAGTGTTGTCAGGGCTCAAGCCTTCCTGAAACGTGGGCGAGAACTCGGTTTTGAAAAGATCTATGAGAAACCATTCCATGTGTCCGAGTTCACCGGCATCGTCATGCAGAGCGCGTACGAAATACTTTCTCTTCCTGAAGAACAACGCCCCACAGCGGTTTTCTGCTACAACGATGCAACAGCTTTACAGTTCTTTCTCGCAGCCAGGAGAATGGGGCTGAAGATACCAGACGATGTTTCCGTCATAGGGTTCGATGATGCCCCAATAGGAGATTTCAGAGAGATTCTGACTACCTTTGAACATCCGAAGGAGGAAGTTGGGAAAAGGGCAGTAGAAATCCTCTTGAAAATGATCGAAGGTGAAAAACCAGAAAAGTTCGTCTTCAAACCAAGACTCATCATGAGAGGATCTGTCACGTATCCAAAAAAATGAGGGGCGGAGCCCCTCATTCATCTTTTTAAAAGTCCCCAGTAGACCTCATTC
The Thermotoga sp. genome window above contains:
- a CDS encoding GntR family transcriptional regulator, whose amino-acid sequence is MLPKYRIIERFLIEEIKSGKYRHGDKLPTEKELMEKFNASRETVRKALERLVVKNLVIRKPGLGTFVNIERKNKLVGILVQRITSYIFPYIALGAEEVLFTNGYKMFLGNASEDPNKERQIISEWLEVGVDGLIIDPVCSATRRSNRDLIKDVVRKGTKVVLVHTNWDMEGAGSVVLDDWYGGEKTAEIFYQYGHRRVAVLYKTIHLPSVVRAQAFLKRGRELGFEKIYEKPFHVSEFTGIVMQSAYEILSLPEEQRPTAVFCYNDATALQFFLAARRMGLKIPDDVSVIGFDDAPIGDFREILTTFEHPKEEVGKRAVEILLKMIEGEKPEKFVFKPRLIMRGSVTYPKK